Below is a genomic region from Treponema sp. OMZ 798.
AAGGAAGAAACAGATGAAGCATAAGAACGGCTTTAATCCGCTCTCGCGTACAACTGCACATCGCCGTGCTTTGCACCGAAATATGGTTACATCGCTATTTAAGTACGAGCGGATTACGACAACAAAACAAAAAGCGATGGAAGTACGCCGAACTGCGGAAAAATTGATTACCCGCTCAAAGGTTGATACGTTCAACAACCGAAGGCATGCTGCAAAGTATATCTGGGATGATGATATTGTAAAAAAACTATTCAGCGATATCGGTCCTAGAATGAAAGACAGAAACGGCGGTTACACCCGGATCTTAAAAATCGGCTTCCGTGAAGGCGATGCAGCTGATGTTGCTATCTTGGAACTTGTAGACTATGACTTTGAAAAAAAGGAAAAGGATACAAAGAAAAAAGATGATTCAAAAAAATCCGATGACAAGAAAGCTTCCAAAAAAGAAGCAGGCTTTAAATCATCAAAGAGTGAATCTGAACACAAAAAGAATACCGACCAGGTAGTAGATAGTTCATCAAATCGGAGGTACAACCGTGTCAAAGGCTCATAGAGGTAAGGGTATCCGCGCAGAGCAAAACCGCGGACGCGGGGTATGCCCCGTATGTAACAAAACCGGAATCAAAGTTTTATACGAACAAGAGATTAACGGTGCAAAATCAAAGATCTGCAAAATATGCAGAGCAAACATCAAGAATAAAAAGGCTGCCGAACCATCTGCAGAAAAACCGGCTGAAGCATCGGCCGAATAAATTATTAAGCCTTTTTTGCACAACGCCCGCCTTGGATGCGGGCGTTTTTTTATATCTCTATGTTTTTTCCATGGAGATTAGTGATACATTCCTGCATATATTTTTCATCATGTTCCTTGTAAATAGGATAGGTCTTTTTGATTTTTTTTAGGTCCTCGTATGGCGGACATTTTTTTCCTCTGTAATTTTGATCTAACCATTCTTCTGAAACCTTATAGCCTCTTTTGTGCATCTCTTCCATTACCAGTTTATGGTATTGAAAAAGTTTGTACGGTGAATATAAAAATACATAGTCTACTACAGAATGCTTTTTCCCCCAGCCGTTTCCTCGTAATGCACAGCATTCTCTGTGCTGGCCTAATAGCTGCTGTGTCGGTAGTCTTTGTATCAGGTCTTGGTGCCATAGTCTCATTTTTTAACACTCTATGATATTTTTTGTTTTATGTAGAAACTGTATCACAAAATTCCGGCCTTTTTCAAGCATTTTTTCACAAAATTCCGGTAAAAATTATTAAAAAAAATCACAAAATTCCGACTATTTTTGACTTTATTTTCACAAAATTCTATATTTTATTCTTCTATTAAGGCAACTGCACCGGAATGTTTCTGAAGCGGTTGCCTTCTTTCTGTGCGAAATTTTAAACAAAATTTCGCACATTTTTCAAAAAAGGGCAAACGCATCATGGGGTTAAATAAAATAGCAAAAAAATAGGCTGTGAATACCCCTCTTGCAGCCGCATAGCGGCGAAAGGCGGGTTGAACAGCCTACGTTTTTTGCGAGGATAAAACGATGATGTGTTTGCCGCTATATTCTCCGATTGACAAAGACTTCCATAATAAATAAAATTATGTTGATGAAAGAAAGCAACTTAATAAGCAATTTCCACACCCATACTTATTTGTGTAAACATGCTGACGGCAGGCCCGTCGATTATGTAAAAGAAGCTATAAAGGACGGCTGTTCGGCCCTAGGTTTTTCGGACCATTGCCCCTATCCCGATTCTTCATGGGATTATTGCCGTATGGGAGAGTATGAGATAAATCTCTATAAGAGCATGGTGGAGGAAGCCGTTATTGATGCGCCCTTCCCGGTATATTTCGGCTTTGAGTGCGAGTGGCATCCTCGCTATAAGAACTGGTACAAGGATTTTTTAAGAGGAGAAATGAAATCCGATTTTTTGGTTTTGGGTTCCCACTGGTATGATTCTGAAGGAGTATTGGAATATGCACCTAATCTTACAAAAAAAGAACTTTTCGGATATATAGATTTTACAATTGACGGGATGAGATCCGGGCTTTATAATTTTTTGGCTCACCCCGATCTTTTTTTGGCGAATGTTTCAAAGATAGATGCCGATCACATGGCTTGCTCCAAAGCTTTGATTCAGGCAGCTATTGATCTTGATATGCCTATAGAAATAAACGGTTACGGCACTTTTAAAAGAAAGATTGAACGTGCCGGAGCTGATGAGTTTATTTACCCTGTCCGGCAGTTTTGGGAGCTTGCTTGGGATATGGGGGCAAGAATTATCTGTAATTCCGATGCTCATTTTCCTGAGCATACTATTTTGGGCTGTAGGAATGCAATAGCTTTTGCTAAGAGTATAGGAATTAAGCCCATAGATCCGGCTAAAGCCCTGGGTTTTGAATATTTGGACTCTTCTAAACTTATAGCAGCCAATGAATAAAGAAAATTTGAGAGCTCTTCATATTATAGTCAAGGGCAGGGTTCAAGGTGTGGGCTTCCGTTATTGGACGCGTTCTCTTGCAAGGAGCCTTAAAGTAAAAGGTTGGGTGTGCAATCGTGCAGATTACTCGGTAGAGATTCTTGCAGAAGCCGATACGGAAACTCTCGGAGAATTTGTTTATGCTCTCAAACACGAGCATCCCTATGCCCGTGTTGAAAGCCTTAGTTCCGAAGAAGTTCAGGTGAAAGGATATGCTGACTTCCGAATTGAAGTATAATAAACTTAAACCTACATTCAAACATCTTAAATAAAAGTTTATTCTACCTTATCGTGCTTTTCGCCGCGAGTAACCCTTCCCATCATAAGCCAGGCAAGAAGGAAAAAACATGCACAGTATACAAAGACTGCTCTGTGGCCTGCAAAGTCGATTATAAGACCTGCAAGGAAGGGAGCTATTATTGCAGCTCCTTGAGAAAAGGTATAGTATAAACCTGTGTAAAGACCTATGTGTGAAAAGCCCGCCATTTGCCAAAGCATTGGGAAGGAGTTTGCTATTATGCAGATCCAAAAAATACCGAAGATAAACATCATACCCCAAAAAAGATATTTTATTTGTCCTCCGGCAAGTCCTAGGATGGAGGCAATTTCGGTTAAAAAGAATTGAGCTAGACACAAGCTTGCAACAACGACCAAGGCGATTCTTATCATTCTTTTTCGTCCCCACTTACTTGCTGCATAGCCCATTGGAATGGCCGATAGGGCTGAGGCTATGCCTACCATTCCTGCCGCAAAGGCTCCCTGACCTGTTGATACGCCGAAATTTTTTATGCTGTACTCGGCGATATAGGGCAGCATTCCTTGATAACCTAGGAACCATAAAAAAAGCGAAACAAGAACAAAGAGGGCGCTCTTATCAGGCTTTTCTTCTCCTTCAATTTTTCTGCCTGCCAATACGGTTTTCATTGCCTGTATAAATGGAACTTTTTTTTCTTCTTCTTTTTCGGGAGAATCGGGAGGCGGAACATTCTTTTCTTTTACGAAGAGAAAGAGCATTAGGGTTGCAAGGATTACCAAAAGACCTGCTGCAGGAAAAGAAAGAACATCCTTTGTGTGACCTATAATGGGCAGGACTGTATCTACGTCCATTAAACGGGCTAAAAATAAGGTTCCCACTATTGCTGCAATGTTTCCCATAGTATTTATAACTCCGTTGCCTTGCGAGCGGAATTCGGCAGGAACAATGTCAGGCATTAAGGCGATAACGGGGCCCCGCACCGATTGTTTAAATAAATTTAATAGAGCTAAAACTATAACCAATGAGGCCAACGAGGTTTTTGCTGCATATGGAATAAAGCTAAAAGAAATTGCAGACAATGGAAGCAAAATTATAATCCACGGCATTCTCCTTCCTATTTTTGTCCGTGTTCGATCCGACCATGCCGAAACGATGGGGATTAATAATATTGCCAAAACATTATCAAGCGACATCAACATTCCGACAAGCCATTTGAATGGAATATAACGGCTTAAAAAAATCGTTACATAGCTGTCATACAATGGATCCATAAGTCCCATCGTAAAAAAACCTGCTCCGATCAAAAAAGTTATCGGAAGGTATTTTCTAAATCCGTCTTGTGGTTTCATAGTTTCTCCTTATGTAATACACTTAACAGTATAACCTATATTTGGTATAATCTCTATAGTAAAAATAAAAATTATTTCATTTATGAGGAAAAGAAATATGCATAAAGAAATTTTACCTAATGCAAAAAGGCCTCTTTTGTTTGGCCATAGGGGTGTTCCGAGTCTTGTGCCCGAAAATACAATTGCCTCATTTAAGAAGGCTGTAGAGATGGGTATCCCCGGAGTCGAATTGGATGTGCATTTAACCAAGACCGGAGAACTTGTTGTTATTCATGATTCCTCAATTAAGCGCACCGGAAGAATCTATGAAAATGGAAGGCTTATTGAGGCTCCGGATTTGAAAGTTGAAGATTTATCTTGGGAAGAATTACAAAAATACGACTTCGGTCTTTGGTTTTCAAAAGAATATGAGGGAGAAAGGCTACCATTGCTGTACAATGTGCTTAAGCTTTTAGGTTCCGATATCTATGTCGATATAGAAATTAAAATAGATAACTTAAAATACAAGGGTGTTGTAGAAAAAACTTATCAGGTTTTGCAGGATATTTTAAAAATTCTGCCTGAAAATCCGCATAGATTTTTGGTTTCTTCTTTTAATCCCTTTGCAATAAGATATTTTTCAAAGATATGTTCCTATATTCCTACTGCCTTAATCTATGACAACCATCCCAATACTCCCTTCTTTTTAAAAAAGGGCAGGGGACTGTTATTTTGTAAACCTGATATTTTAAAGCCTTCTTATAAATGCTTTACTAAAAAGAGAAATAAAGAAGCTTGGTGCTGGACTGTTGACGATAAGGAAAAGGCCGCGGAGCTTATCAAAAAAGGAGTAAGCGGAATTACTTCTAATAGGCCTCAGGATATAAAGGAGATTTTATAAATTCTTTAAAACAAGATTAAGGTTTTCTTTTAGTTTTTGCATTTCTTTAGGAGCCTTCATTGAATGGCGGTACATAAACTTATTTCCGAATTCGCTCTTATATGTTAGTTTTAAGATGAAGGCGATAAGAAAAAGAGGACAAATTGTAACAAGATAAAATTTATTGGGCGAAAGCATTTTCCGTTTTGCCAAGAGCCTAAAATTATCCCTCATCGTTTTACCCGCTTCGTACATAATTTTTTTGTTTAAGTATACTGTTTCAGGTTCATCGCTTTTATAATAAGCATCCGCAAGCGGAACGACCATTGCAAGATGGGAAAGCTGCCAATTATGCATATCGGGGACAATCTGATAAGGAATTCTGCTCTTTTTAAAAAGAGAGGCTAGAAGTTTTGATCGTTCAGTGTGTTTGCCGTCTTTTTCCCCGAATGTTGTAGGCTGAATAAGACGGGGAGTGAGAGCTGCATCCAAGATACCGTCATCAATACTGCCGCCTGCTCCCGGAAAGGCCGGTAGAATTTTCCCTTTTCCGCAAAGTTTTTCAAGCTCGGCATAGGGGCTTATGGTATTTACCATTGTAACGATGGTTTTACTCTTGTTTTCTTTTAATTCGGTCAATGCTTCTTTTAAGTTATCTTCACGGACGGTCAAAAAAATAAAATCATAGATATCATCATCAAAAACTTTTTCAAGCACTTTCACATTTACAGTTTTTATTTTATTTTTTTCAAAATAGGATAGACCTTTTTCTTTTATCTCCTGCAAACGGCTTCCCCTTGCATAAATTGAAACATCAGAGCCTCCTTTTGAAAAATAAACCGCATATAAACTGCCTATAACCCCGGCCCCATAAATTAAAATTTTCATTTGTACAGCTTACTCCATGTTCATTGTATAAATATTTGATTCAAATTCCATATCGGTACCGCGTTTTTTAAATGTTTGTGTCTCTTTTATTTTTAATCCGCATTTTTCCATCACTCGGCACGAGGCCTTATTTTCTTTTGCAACTGTACAATAAAAATTACGCACGCCGAATGAGTACGCAAAATTTATCAAAGCTTTTACCATCTCGGTTGCAAGTCCTTTGCCCCACAACTCTTTTTTTACCGTATAGCCGAAACCCCAATGACCCTTTGGTCCTTCCGTCCCTAAACAGCAGGTTGCAACGGGTTCGCCCGTATTTTTGCAAACAGCAATAAAAGGATATTCATCTTCCCATTCGTCTATATCGTAAATTACCTTTCTAAGTTCATCGCCGTTTTTATACGGTGCATCTGCAAGATACTTTCCGTTTTCAGGATCACCCCAAAGCTTTGCTGCAAAATCTGCATCGTCAAGTGTCATGCTGCGTAAAATAAGTCTTTCCGTTTCTATATCTTTTGTTTTCATTTGTACTCCATGTTTTTTATTTTATTTAAAATGGCTTGCAGGGTAAATGAATTTAATTTTTTTTCGAGGGCGGTTTGCGCGTCTATAAAGTAGCCGTCAAGTAAAAAATTTATTCTTTGTGCAACAGGGCATTCGTTTGGAGGTGTATCATGTATTTTAAAAAGTTTACCGTCTTTTACGGATTCTACTGCATTAAAGATATCGAGGAAGGTGATTTGGTTTGCATTTTTTTTTAATGCGATACCGCCTGTCCCTTGAGTAATTTCTATAAGTCCGGCATCTTTTAACGCACTCATAAGTTTGCGTATAACTACCGGATTTGTCTTTACACTTTCGGCAAGAAAATCGCTGGTTACCTTACACTTATCTTTAAAGAATTCCACGCAGAGTAGGATATGAATTGACACCGAAAATTTTGTTCCTATTTGCATAAGCCGTCCTGATCTTATATAGTTTATACTAAAACTATATAAGATACAATAGGGCGGACGGCTGATGGAGCTTTTATAAACTTACAACCGAAAAATTATCTTGAACGAATTTTGCATTTTCTACTTCATCAATCATAGCAACGGCATAATCGGCATAGCTTATTGTACTCTCTCCCTGTGAATTGAAAGCGAGCTCTTTACCTGCAAGTTTATATTTTCCGGTACGTTCACCTTCGGCCTTAAAATCCAATGGCGGCGATAAGTAAGTCCACAAAACATCTTTTCTTTCTTTTAATTCAAAAAAAGCATCCGTTTCTGCCTGTGCTAAGGGCCGGAATTCTTCGGGGAAATTGGGAGCATTAAGTAAGATTGTTTTATGCTCCTTGTCCGTGTAAAGGCAAGCTGCTCCTCCGACTACTAAAAGCCGCGTTTTAGTGTTTTTTAAGCAATCACATAAATGCCTTAATGAAGTGATGTGCA
It encodes:
- a CDS encoding MFS transporter codes for the protein MKPQDGFRKYLPITFLIGAGFFTMGLMDPLYDSYVTIFLSRYIPFKWLVGMLMSLDNVLAILLIPIVSAWSDRTRTKIGRRMPWIIILLPLSAISFSFIPYAAKTSLASLVIVLALLNLFKQSVRGPVIALMPDIVPAEFRSQGNGVINTMGNIAAIVGTLFLARLMDVDTVLPIIGHTKDVLSFPAAGLLVILATLMLFLFVKEKNVPPPDSPEKEEEKKVPFIQAMKTVLAGRKIEGEEKPDKSALFVLVSLFLWFLGYQGMLPYIAEYSIKNFGVSTGQGAFAAGMVGIASALSAIPMGYAASKWGRKRMIRIALVVVASLCLAQFFLTEIASILGLAGGQIKYLFWGMMFIFGIFWICIIANSFPMLWQMAGFSHIGLYTGLYYTFSQGAAIIAPFLAGLIIDFAGHRAVFVYCACFFLLAWLMMGRVTRGEKHDKVE
- a CDS encoding Rrf2 family transcriptional regulator, with amino-acid sequence MQIGTKFSVSIHILLCVEFFKDKCKVTSDFLAESVKTNPVVIRKLMSALKDAGLIEITQGTGGIALKKNANQITFLDIFNAVESVKDGKLFKIHDTPPNECPVAQRINFLLDGYFIDAQTALEKKLNSFTLQAILNKIKNMEYK
- a CDS encoding PHP domain-containing protein; the protein is MKESNLISNFHTHTYLCKHADGRPVDYVKEAIKDGCSALGFSDHCPYPDSSWDYCRMGEYEINLYKSMVEEAVIDAPFPVYFGFECEWHPRYKNWYKDFLRGEMKSDFLVLGSHWYDSEGVLEYAPNLTKKELFGYIDFTIDGMRSGLYNFLAHPDLFLANVSKIDADHMACSKALIQAAIDLDMPIEINGYGTFKRKIERAGADEFIYPVRQFWELAWDMGARIICNSDAHFPEHTILGCRNAIAFAKSIGIKPIDPAKALGFEYLDSSKLIAANE
- a CDS encoding glycerophosphodiester phosphodiesterase family protein, which produces MHKEILPNAKRPLLFGHRGVPSLVPENTIASFKKAVEMGIPGVELDVHLTKTGELVVIHDSSIKRTGRIYENGRLIEAPDLKVEDLSWEELQKYDFGLWFSKEYEGERLPLLYNVLKLLGSDIYVDIEIKIDNLKYKGVVEKTYQVLQDILKILPENPHRFLVSSFNPFAIRYFSKICSYIPTALIYDNHPNTPFFLKKGRGLLFCKPDILKPSYKCFTKKRNKEAWCWTVDDKEKAAELIKKGVSGITSNRPQDIKEIL
- a CDS encoding ketopantoate reductase family protein, producing the protein MKILIYGAGVIGSLYAVYFSKGGSDVSIYARGSRLQEIKEKGLSYFEKNKIKTVNVKVLEKVFDDDIYDFIFLTVREDNLKEALTELKENKSKTIVTMVNTISPYAELEKLCGKGKILPAFPGAGGSIDDGILDAALTPRLIQPTTFGEKDGKHTERSKLLASLFKKSRIPYQIVPDMHNWQLSHLAMVVPLADAYYKSDEPETVYLNKKIMYEAGKTMRDNFRLLAKRKMLSPNKFYLVTICPLFLIAFILKLTYKSEFGNKFMYRHSMKAPKEMQKLKENLNLVLKNL
- a CDS encoding SDR family oxidoreductase, with amino-acid sequence MKKIAIIGANGKQGQCLTNEAVMRGFDVTAVIRQSCAKNEKARVLQKDLFDLKPEDLASFDAVIDAFGAWTPETFNLHITSLRHLCDCLKNTKTRLLVVGGAACLYTDKEHKTILLNAPNFPEEFRPLAQAETDAFFELKERKDVLWTYLSPPLDFKAEGERTGKYKLAGKELAFNSQGESTISYADYAVAMIDEVENAKFVQDNFSVVSL
- a CDS encoding TIGR02328 family protein is translated as MRLWHQDLIQRLPTQQLLGQHRECCALRGNGWGKKHSVVDYVFLYSPYKLFQYHKLVMEEMHKRGYKVSEEWLDQNYRGKKCPPYEDLKKIKKTYPIYKEHDEKYMQECITNLHGKNIEI
- a CDS encoding GNAT family N-acetyltransferase, whose translation is MKTKDIETERLILRSMTLDDADFAAKLWGDPENGKYLADAPYKNGDELRKVIYDIDEWEDEYPFIAVCKNTGEPVATCCLGTEGPKGHWGFGYTVKKELWGKGLATEMVKALINFAYSFGVRNFYCTVAKENKASCRVMEKCGLKIKETQTFKKRGTDMEFESNIYTMNME
- the rplQ gene encoding 50S ribosomal protein L17; this encodes MKHKNGFNPLSRTTAHRRALHRNMVTSLFKYERITTTKQKAMEVRRTAEKLITRSKVDTFNNRRHAAKYIWDDDIVKKLFSDIGPRMKDRNGGYTRILKIGFREGDAADVAILELVDYDFEKKEKDTKKKDDSKKSDDKKASKKEAGFKSSKSESEHKKNTDQVVDSSSNRRYNRVKGS
- a CDS encoding acylphosphatase → MNKENLRALHIIVKGRVQGVGFRYWTRSLARSLKVKGWVCNRADYSVEILAEADTETLGEFVYALKHEHPYARVESLSSEEVQVKGYADFRIEV